CGCCGAGGTCGAGCACGACGCTCGCTGGTCGTTCGATCCCCGGCGCAGCACGCTGTCGCCGGTGAACGCCGACGCCACCCAGCTCTCGCGCCAGGGCTCGCTGCCTGAAGGGCTGATCCCCCGGCTGCGCGCGGTCGAGTCCGAGCGCGTGTCGCCGTACAAGGACGACAGCCGCTTCGACTCCGGCGCCTTCGGTCCTCGCCTGCTGCCGCCGCCCGAGGAGGCGGACGAGACCCCGGCCGCGCCCGAGCACTCCAGCGCGGCGGTGCAGGAGGCCGCCGCGCGCCGTGCCCCCGACGAGAGCCACCCGAGCGCCGAGACCGCCGACCTGCTCGAGGCGCTGCGCCGCCGCCGCGGCCAGCGTGAGTCCGCACCGCTGCTGACCGACGAGGAGCAGGACGAGCCGGCCCCGATCGCCCTGTTCGACGCGCTTCAGGACGAGCCCGAGACGGAGCCTCAGCCCGAGCCCGCAGAGGCACCCTCCGGTCGCCGGAAGCGCCGCAACGCCATGCCCAGCTGGGACGAGATCGTCTTCGGCGCACGCACCGACGAGTGATCGGTCGCGCGGCCCGTCATCGCACCTGCGAGACGATCAGCGTGCGAACGCGCCCATCCGGATGAAGGGCACCCGCCACTCCTCCAGGGTCAGCCCGCCGTGCTGCCCGACCATGTCGCGGCCCCGCTGGTCCTCGGCATCGCCGTCGTAGAGCGCCCTGTTCGAGCGTGCGACGACGAGAATGTCGCCGATCCGCTCGCGGGCGGCATCCGTCACCAGCGGGCCGAACAGGCCCGCATCGACCGCCTCGACGCGTGAGACGACGTCGGCGAGACCGTCGAGGTCGCGACGCCACCGCTCGAGGATGCGCGGCTGATCGGCATCGGGTTCGGTGTAGACGTGCAGCATCCGCGGCTCGCCGCCGATGTGCCGGATGCCGTCGTGCCAGCCGCCCGCGGCATCCAGCACCAGCTGCCGGTGGCGGGGCACGTCGATCATGCCGTGGTCGGCGGTGACGAGCACCCCGACGCCGTCCGGCACCCGGCGCGAGAGCGCCGAGTCGATGTCCTCGAGCGCGGTCACCCACTCGGCCGAGTCGATGCCGTGCTTGTGCCCGGCCTTGTCGGCCTCGGGCAGGTAGCAGTAGACGAGCGCCCCGTCGTGGGCGTCGGCGAGCTCCCAGGCGAGCTCCACCCGCTCGGCCGCGGAGCGGGCCGGCCGGTACTGGGCGCCGCGCAGGATCGCACGGGTGAACCCGGTGCTCGCGAACTTCGGCATGCCGACGGCGAAGACCGGATGCCCCGATGCCGACGCCTGCTCGAACACGGTGGGCGCGGCCTGCCAGGTGAGCGGGTCGACCCCCGCCTGCTCCCAGTCGGTGAGCTGATTGACCAGCGCGTCCGTGGCGCGGTGGAGCACGCGGTACCCGACCATGCCGTGGGCGCCAGGGGCGACGCCGGTGAGCAGGCTCGTCAGCGCGGATGCCGTGGTCGTGGGGAACACGGAGCCGGCGATGTCCTTCTTCGCCATCAGCGAGCTCAGCGTGCGGGCGTGACCCGCGTGCGCGCGCAGCGGGATCGCGCCGAGCCCGTCGACGACCACGAGCACCGCGGATCGCACGGGCGGCAGGTCGGCGGTGCCGTCGCGCAGCGCTGCGAGCAGCTGGTGCGCCACCCCGGCGATGCTCCGCGTCGATTCGGGGCCGGACGGTAGCATGAGAGGCATCCGGGTCAGTCTTTCACAGGCATCCCGACGCGACCCGCCAGAGCGGTCGCGAGCCCGCCCCGAGCGACCAGCAGGAAGTCCATGCCAAAGCCCTCGTCATCCGAGCCCGTACAGGAGCGCATCCAGGACATCGATCTGTCCCAGGAGATGCAGGGTTCGTTCCTCGAGTACGCATACTCGGTGATCTACTCGCGCGCGCTGCCGGATGCCCGCGACGGGCTGAAGCCGGTGCAGCGCCGCATCCTGTACCAGATGGCCGAAATGGGCCTGCGACCCGACCGCGGACACGTGAAGAGCGCCCGCGTCGTCGGCGAGGTGATGGGAAAGCTGCACCCGCACGGCGATTCGGCCATCTACGACGCGCTGGTGCGCCTTGCCCAGGACTTCGCACTGCGCGTGCCGCTGGTCGACGGGCACGGCAACTTCGGCTCCCTCGACGACGGCCCCGCCGCGTCGCGGTACACCGAGGCTCGCCTGGCGGCATCCGCTCTCGCGATGACCGAGAGCCTCGACGAGGACGTCGTCGATTTCGTGCCGAACTACGACGGACAGTTCCAGCAGCCCGCGGTGCTCTCCGCGGCCTTCCCGAACCTGCTGGTCAACGGCGCGAGCGGCATCGCCGTCGGCATGGCCACCAACATGGCCCCGCACAACCTCATCGAGGTCGTCGCGGCCGCGAACCACCTGCTCGAGAACCCGGATGCGACCACGGCCGAGCTCATGGAGTTCGTGCCCGGCCCCGACTTCCCCTCCGGCGGCATCCTGATGGGCCTGGACGGCGTCAAGGACGCCTACGAGAACGGGCGCGGCGCCTTCAGGCTGCGTGCCAAGACGTCGATCGAGCCTCTCGGACCGCGCAAGACCGGCATCGTCGTCACCGAGCTGCCGTACCAGGTCGGCCCCGAGCGGGTGATCGAGAAGCTCAAGGATGCCGTGGGCGCCAAGAAGCTGCAGGGCATCAGCGACGTGCAGGATCTCACCGACCGCAAGAACGGCCTGCGGCTGGTCATCACGGTCAAGACCGGGTTCGACCCGGCGGCGGTCCTCGAGCAGCTGTTCCGCTTCACCCCCCTCGAGGACTCGTTCTCGATCAACAACGTCGCCCTCGTCGACGGCCAGCCCCGCACGCTGGGGCTGAAGGAGCTGCTGCGGGTGTACCTGCAGCACCGCGTCGAGGTCGTCACCCGCCGCAGCCGATACCGCCTGGCGCGCCGCAACGAGCGACTGCACCTGGTGCGCGGCCTGCTGCTGGCGATCCTCGACATCGATGAGGTCATCCAGGTCATCCGCTCCTCCGATGACTCCGAGACCGCCCGGGCGCGCCTGCAGCAGGTGTTCGAGCTCGACGAGGTGCAGGCCGAGTACATCCTCGAGCTGCGCCTGCGGCGCCTGACGAAGTTCTCGCGTCTCGAGCTCGAAGCCGAGCGCGACAAGCTGCTCGCCGAGATCGCCGAGCTCGAGCGGCTGCTGGGCGACGAGGCGCTCGTGCGCGCCCAGGTGGCGCAGGAGCTGGATGCCGTCGCCGAGCAGTTCGGCACGCACCGTCGCACGCTGCTGCTGAACGCCGCTCCCCCGAAGGCCCGCAGCTCGAAGTCGGCGGCCGATCTGCAGATCGCGGATGCACCGACCACACTGCTGCTGTCGACGACCGGCCGCGCGGTTCGCGTCGACCTCGAGCCGGGTGCGGTGCTGGCCACGCCGGCGAGACGCAGCAAGCACGACGCGATCGTGGCGCGGCTCGAGACCACGACGCGCAGCGAGATCGGCGCCGTGACCTCGACCGGGCGCGTGCTGCGCTTCACCCCCGTCGACATCCCCGCGGTGCCGGGCTCGTCCGTGGGGCTGGGCGCGGGCGTGCGGATCGCCGACTACCTGGGCCTGACCGACCGCAACGAGCGCGTCCTGGCTCTGATCCGCTTCGACGACGACACCCCGCTGGCGCTGGGCACCAAGGACGGCGTCGTCAAGCGCATCGTGCCCTCGGCCCTCGCGGTGCGCCCCGAGCTGGAGATCATCGGACTCAAGCCGAAGGATGCCGTGATCGGCGCCGCACCGGCCCCCGATGACACCGAGCTGGTCTTCGTCACCTCGGACGCGCAGCTGCTGCACTTCGCCGCGTCGAACGTGCGCCCTCAGGGCGCGCCGGCAGGTGGCATGGCCGGGGTGAAGCTCGGAGCGTCGGCGGAGGTGATCTCGTTCACGGTCGTGACCTCGGCCGACGAGGCGGTGGTGGTCACCGTCTCGGGTTCCGACGGCATGATCGCCGGAGCGGATGCGGGACGCGCGAAGGTGTCGTCGTTCGCCGAGTTCCCCGGCAAGGGCCGTGCCACAGGGGGCGTGCGCGCGCACGCCTTCCTGAAGGGCGAGGACCGACTGCGCCTGGCGTGGGTCGGCGTCGAACCACGGGCGGTCGGGTCGGACGGCGCCGCGCGCCAGCTGCCGGAGCCGGGCGCGAAGCGCGACGGCTCCGGTCAGCCGCTGGACGCCGTCATCGCCTTCGTCGGCACCGCGATCGGCTGACCCTCCCCTGAGCCCGTCTGGGTCCCTGAGGCTCTCGAAGGGCCCGACCCGTCTGGGTCCCTGAGACTCTCGAAGGGCCCGACCCGTCTCGGTCCCTGAGACTCTCGAAGGGCCCGACCCGTCTGGGTCCCTGAGGCTCTCGAAGGGCCCCAGACAGCGAGGACTGCGCAGGCAAGCCTGTCAGGCGTCGATGGCCTCGCGGCTGAGACGGTCGCTGGAGGTCATGATGAACTCGCGGCGCGGCGCCACCTCGCTGCCCATCAGCAGCTCGAAGGTGCGCACCGCGGCATCCGCCGACTCGGCGTCCTCGATGGTGACCCGGCGCAGCAGCCTGCCCGACTTCTCCATCGTCGTGTTGGCCAGCTGATCGGCATCCATCTCACCGAGGCCCTTGTACCGCTGGATCGGGTCCTGCCAGCGCTTGCCTGCCTTCTGCAGCTTGGCCAGCAGCGCGTGCAGCTCGGCCTCGGAGTACGTGTAGATCGTCTCGTTCGGCTTCGAGCCCGGGTTCATGACGATCACCCGGTGCAGCGGCGGCACGGCCGAGAACACCCGGCCGGCCTCGACCAGCGGACGCATGTAGCGGAAGAACAGCGTGAGCAGCAGCGTGCGGATGTGCGCACCGTCGACGTCGGCGTCGCTCATCAGGATGATCTTGCCGTAGCGCGCCGCACTGAGATCGAACGAGCGGCCGGAACCCGCGCCGATCGTCGTGATGATCGCGGCGCACTCGGCGTTGCCGAGCATGTCGCTGACCGAGGCCTTCTGCACGTTGAGGATCTTTCCCCGGATGGGCAGCAGCGCCTGGAACTCGCTGTTGCGCGCGTGCCTGGCCGTCCCCAGAGCCGAGTCGCCCTCGACGATGAACAGCTCGCTGTGCTCGACGTCGTTCGAGCGGCAGTCGACGAGCTTGGCGGGCAGCGACGACGACTCCAGCGCCGTCTTGCGTCGCTGGGTCTCCTTGTGCGCCCGTGCTGAGACGCGGGCCTTCATCTCCGAGACGATCTTGTCGAGCAGCATCGACGCCTGGTTCTTGTCGTCGCGCTTGGTCGAGGTGAATCGGGCCCCGAGCTCACGGCGCATGACCTGGGCGACGATCGAGCGCACGGCGGGTGTGCCGAGCACCTCCTTCGTCTGGCCCTCGAACTGCGGCTCGGGCACGGTGACCGTGAGCACGGCGGTGAGCCCGGCGAGCACGTCGTCCTTCTCGAGCTTGTCGTTGCCGACCTTCAGCCGGCGCGCGTTCTGCTCCACCTGACCGCGCAGCGTCTTCAGCAGCTCCTGCTCGAAGCCCTGCTGGTGCGTGCCGCCTTTCGGCGTGGCGATGATGTTCACGAACGAGCGGATCGTCGTCTCGTAGCCGGTCCCCCAGCGCAGCGCGATGTCGACCTCGCACTCGCGCAGCACCTCGGTCGGCTTCATGTGGCCGTCGGACTGCAGCACGGGCACGGTCTCGGTGAATGTGCCGGTGCCCTGGATGCGCCAGGTGTCGGTGATCGGGGCGTCGGCGGACAGGTAGTCCGCGAACTCCGAGATGCCGCCCTCGTACAGGTACGAGGTGGTGACCGGCCCGCCGTCGCCCTCCTCGGGCGAGGATGCGGCGGCGGAAGCGCGCTCGTCGCGGACGACGATCTCGAGCCCGGGCACGAGAAACGCGGTCTGACGCGCGCGGTTCTCGAGCTCGGCGAGCTGGAAGGCCGCGTCCTTGGTGAAGATCTGGCGGTCGGCCCAGTAGCGCACCCGCGTGCCCGTGACACCCTTGGCCACCTTGCCGATCACTCGCAGCTCGCTGCGCTGCTCGAACGGTGTGAAGGGCGCGTCAGGCCGCGGCTCACCGTCGTCGTCGAACACACCCGGCTCGCCGCGGTGGAACGACATCGCGTACGTCTTGCCGCCGCGGTCGACCTCGACGTCCAGACGCTCGGAGAGGGCGTTGACGACCGAGGCGCCCACGCCGTGCAGACCGCCGGATGCCGCGTACGATCCACCACCGAACTTTCCGCCTGCGTGCAGCTTGGTGTACACGACCTCGACGCCGGTCAGGCCGGTGCGCGGTTCGACGTCGACGGGGACGCCTCGACCGCGGTCGGAGACCTGGACGCTGCCGTCTGCGTGCAGCACGATGTCGATCTTGGCGCCGTTGCCGGCGACCGCCTCATCGACGGAGTTGTCGATGATCTCCCACAGGCAGTGCATGAGGCCCGGCGATCCGTTGGATCCGATGTACATGCCGGGGCGCTTGCGAACGGCTTCGAGGCCCTCGAGCACCTGGAGATGATGGGCGGAATACTCGGCGGTCACAGTTTTCGATTCTATCTTCGACCCCGCACGCCCCGGCACCGCGACACTCCCCCGTGCGCAAGCGGCCGGGCGCCGCGTACGCGCACAGCGAAACACGCCGAGAACCGGGCATGTGTTCAGCCGGCGCGTGGTTGTATTGAGCACGACCTCGAAACGACCCGACCGCTGAGGAGGCACCGAGATGAACGCTACGACTGAGCGAGAGACCGTCGAGTACCGCCTCACCGCGATGGACCGGTGCGACTCCTGTGGAGCGCAGGCCTACATCGCTGCCGAGGTGAACGGTACCGAGATGCTCTTCTGCGCACACCACGGACGCAAGTACGAAGAGAAGCTGCGCGCCGTCGCGACCAGCTGGCACGACGAGACCGCGCGCCTGATCGAACCCAGCAGCTGATCGAACCCAGCAGCTGATCGAACTCGCGCGTGCTCGTCAGTCGACGAGTACGCGCCTCACCCCGGCAGTCAGCCGCGTGATGATCTCCTCGCCGACCGTGTCGATCCGCTCCGCAAGAGCGGTGGCATCCGACTCCCCGTCCGCGCCGGGACCGAACACGACGACACGATCGCCGACACGAGCACCCGGCCATGCCTCCACCGTGGTGCTGTCGCCGTCGATCGCGATGATCGGGCGCAGACCTCCCGGGGTCGCGACCTCGGCGCCCGTCAGGATCGACGGCAGTCCGTGGAACCCGCCGACGCCGATCCGCACCCGGCCGTCCTCCACGGCATCCACCGTCGCCACCAGTCGCGAGATCAGCGTCACCCCCTCGAGCTCCGGCCCGTCGGCCGAGCGGATGCCGTAGCAGAACGCGCCGATGCGGCTGAGCGAGCCGCGCAGCTCGGGCCGCCACCACGAGGCCGCGGACGCCGTGAGGTGCAGCACCTCGGGGGTGCCGCCGGCATCCGTCAGCTGCTGGGTCGCGGTGCGGAAGACCTCCTGCGAGGCGTCGTCCTCGTCGTCGCTGGCCTCGGAGAGATGACTCCACACGCCCACGATCCGCGCGATGCCCCGCGCTTCGGCATTCCGGGCGACGGCGACCGCCTCCGGCCACTCCTCGGGACGGAAGCCGTTGCGGTGCAGGCCCGTGTCGATCTTCAGGTGCAGCCGCACCGCTGTGCCGACGCTCTCGGCCGCGTCGAGCACGGTGCACAGGTATGCGGCCGTGCCGACGCCGAGGTCGATCCCGGCGCGGATCGCCTGCTCGGCCTCCGCCGCGGATGAGGTGGCCCAGGCGTACACCCGCCGTGCCGTGTGCTCGCGAATGCGCAGTGCTGTCGGGATGTCGTGCCCGCCGAACCACTCCACGCCGGCGCTCGCGGCCTCGCCCACGGCCCAGTCGATGCCGTGCCCGTACGCGTCGTCCTTCATGACGAGCATCAGCTCCGACTCGCCCAGGCGCGCCTGCACGGCGGCAATGTCGGCGCGGAATGCGCTCCGCGAGATCTCCAGCACTGGGCTGCTCATGCGATCCACTCCCGCTCGACATGCCGGCCGGTGACGACGGCCATCTCCAGGGCGGTCAGGCCGGTGGCCTGCGACCAGCGGCCGAGGGCGTCGCGCATCGCGCCGGTACCCCCGAAGTAGACGACGGCGCTGCCGGCATCGGCATCCGCCCCTTCCAGATCGACCACGCACACGTCCATGGCGATGCGCCCGACGATGGGGTGCGTGCGCTCGCCGACCTGCACGCGCACCCGGTTGCCGAGCGCCCTCAGGATCCCCTGGGCGTAGCCGCCGGTGACGAGCGCGACCGTCGTGTCGCGCTCGGCACGATGCGTGTACCCGTACGAGACCGCCTCGCCGGCCAGCAGCGGCTTGGTGGAGAGGACGTGGCCCTCCAGCCGCATCACCGGCTCGGCGGGTGGAATCATCGACGCATCCGGGATGCCGAACAGCCGGTGCGGTCCGGCATCGGCGGCGCCGTCGATCACCACCGGGATGCCGACGGGCGTCAGGCGGTCCGCCATCTCCGGCCCGTCCACGAGGATCCCGGTGGCACCGGCCCGCGCGACGATCGGTGCGACCTCATCGGCTCCGTGCCCGTAGGCGTCATGCCGCAGATCCGCGAGCCCGCCGACGGAGAGCAGCGCGGCGGCATTGCGCTCGAGCGCACTCCGGGAGAGGATCGCGCGTGGCGCGGCGCTGCCTGGCATGTCTCGCCTCCGACTCAGAGCTGGATGGTGTTGAAGCCCTTGCCGTGCACGAGCGACTCGATGGCGGCGCGGGCGCCTGCGGCGTAGGCGTCGAGCGATTCGACGTCGCGGCCGAGGTCGAGCTCGATGCCGCGCCGGTTCGCGACCGCGGTGAGCAGCTCGCGTGAGAGCTCGGGATTCAGCGGCAGCAGCGGGCCCTGCACGTTCGACGCGAAGGCGTTCTGCACACGCACCAGTTCGCCGCGCGCGGATGCCTGCCCCGCTGCGGGAACCGCGAAGCTGCCCTGGCCGAAGGCCACCCGGCCGAAGCCGTGCTCGGGGTTCGCGAGGGTCCACTCGCTGGCGTAGTCCTCGAATCCGATGACCCGGCCGGCGGCGGTCTCGACGACGATGTAGCCGACCTTACGGCGACGGGTGCGCTCGACCTGTGCGTCGAACACGCCAAGGCCGTCGAGCCGCTCGCCGTCCAGCGTCGTGACGCCGCTGCTGAGCAGCTCGGCGCCACCGCCGACGGCCAGCAGAGCGCCACCGTCCGCCACGAAGGAGCGGATGCCGTCACCGCGAGCGGCCAGATCGGCGTGCACGCCGCGCATGGCCGACAGCGGTCCGTTGCCGATGATCAGGATGTCGAGGTCCGCGGGCAGCTCGTCGCCGACGGCCACGGGATGGAACCCGACCGTCACGCCGGCTCGCTCGAGGCGACGCTGCAGGGCGCGGACGTTGCCGCGGTCGCCGGTGACGCCGAGCGTGTCGGGGTAGAGCTGGGCGATGCGCACGGTCGTGGTCATCGGCGGGCCACCTCCTGGTCGCCGTGGCCGAGGATCCTGCGGCCGATCATCATGAGCTCGTAGTTCACGAACCAGGTCTGCCGTCCGGCAGCCGTCGGCGGCAGCTCGCGCATCATCGCGACCGCCTTCTCCATGTCGGGTTCGACGGTTCCGATGCGCACCCCGGCGTGCTCGAGCGCCAGCGCGAGCTGGTACGCCTTCTCGCCGGTGACGACATCCACCGACTCCAGCGCGTCGAAGTCCACGTCGTACAGCCACGACACGTCGGGCGTGCCCTCGTCGATGGCGATCAGCGCGTGCTCGGGCGTGCCGTCCAGCGCATCCAGGTTCATCTGCAGGCTGGGGGCGTTCTTGAACATGACGAACTCGACCTGCTCGCCGGCGGGGTCGCGTCGCAGCGGGATGACCTCGCCGCGCCCGTAGGCGGGCGCCATGCGGGCGAAGCCGTCCGCGGCGCGGTCGACGGAGAACCCCTCGCCGAGCACGCGGGATGCCACCGCCAGCGCCGCCGCGGCGTCGGCCGCGTAGTGCAGGCCGCGCGCGGGAAGCCGCACCGCAGCATCCTGCCCCCCGACCCGCACCGTGACGTCGCGGCCGTCGACGCCGCGCACCTCGGAGTACGCATCGCGCGTCTGGATGCCGGCGTTGCCGCTGCGCGTGTCGGCCGCGTTCGAGAGCCCGTGCGCGGAGGCCGCGACGATCTCGGGCGCGACGCCGAAGAACGACACCGGCGCCCGCATGGCGGACACGTCGATCTTGCTCAGATACGGGTCATCGCGGTTGACCACGACGTGCGAATGCGCGCGCTTCGATGCCTCGAGCATCATGTCGGCGACGCGCTCGGTCTCGTAGAACCGGTACAGCTGGTCGACCTGAACGTTCAGCGACAGGATGACCGCAGGCGAGAGCTGGTCGGCCAGGTCGGCCGCGTAGCCCTCATCGACCTCCAGCACCGCCACATCGGCGCGGATGCGGCCGGTGAGGGTGGCGTCCGCGAGCAGTGCGCTGGTGACGCCCTGCGGCAGGTTCGCGCCCGTCGGGTTCGTGAACACCTTCAGCCCGTGCGCCCGCAGGATCTCGCTGACCATATGGGTCGTCGTCGTCTTGCCGTTCGAGCCCAGCACGAACACCACGCCGTACCGGAACTGGTCGGCGAGGGTCGGCAGCAGCGAGGGTGCCAGACGGTTGGTGAGGTAACCAGGGAACGCCGAGCCTCCCCCGCGCAGGCGGGTCGCGAAACGCGCGACCTTGCCCGCCAACACGGGGAAGACGTACCGCAGACCGGCTGACCTGGCCTGGGGCGCCGCCGACATCATTCGAGGTAGTCCCGCAGCGACTGCGACCGGCTCGGGTGACGCAGCTTCGCCATCGTCTTCGACTCGATCTGGCGGATGCGCTCACGCGTCACGCCGAAGGTGTCTCCGATCTGGTCGAGCGTCTTGGGCTGGCCGTCGCCGAGGCCGAAGCGCATCCGGATGACACCGGCCTCGCGCTCGGACAGCGAGTCGAGCAGCTGCTCGAGCTGGCGCTGAAGCATGGTGAAGCCCACCGCGTCCGCGGGGACCACGGCCTCGGTGTCCTCGATCAGGTCACCGAACTCGCTGTCGCCGTCCTCGCCGAGCGGGGTGTGCAGCGAGATCGGCTCGCGGCCGTACTTCTGCACCTCGATGACCTTCTCGGGGGTCATGTCGAGTTCGCGGGACAGCTCCTCGGGCGTGGGTTCGCGGCCCAGGTCCTGCAGCATCTGGCGTTGCACGCGGGCGAGCTTGTTGATGACCTCGACCATGTGCACCGGGATGCGGATGGTGCGGGCCTGGTCTGCCATGGCGCGGGTGATGGCCTGACGGATCCACCAGGTGGCGTAGGTCGAGAACTTGAAGCCCTTGGTGTAGTCGAACTTCTCGACGGCACGGATCAGACCCAGGTTGCCCTCCTGGATGAGATCCAGGAACTGCATGCCGCGGCCGGTGTAGCGCTTGGCGAGCGAGACGACGAGTCGCAGGTTCGCGCCGAGCAGGTGGCTCTTCGCGCGCTGGCCGTCACGGGCCACCCACTGCAGGTCGAGTCCGAGCTGGTTGGACTTCTCGGCCGCCGACATCGTCGACAGCTTCTCCTCGGCGAACAGACCGGCCTCGATGCGCATCGCGAGCTCGACCTCTTCGGCCGCGTTCAGCAGCGCGACCTTTCCGATCTGCTTCAGGTAGTCCTTGACCGGGTCGGCGGTCGCGCCGGTGATCTGCGTGGAGTAGACAGGGACGTCATCCTCGTCGCTCGAGGAGATGACGATCGCACCCGTCGGCAGCGGCTCGGTGAAGACGGGCTTCTTGTCGCCCTCCTCCTCTTCCGCGTCGGCGGTCTCGGCGGCCTCGTCGTCGGTGTCGACGTGCTCGTCCTTCTTCGCGGCGCGCTTGCCGGCAGGCTTCTTCGCGGCCGTCTTCTTCGCCGGCTTCTTCTCGGCGGCCTCCACCGCCTCCGCCGCGGCGTCGACCTCAGGGGTCTCCACGTCTGCGGCGGCGGTCTTCTTCGTGGTCGTCCGGGTCTTCTTGGTCGTGGCAGGAGTCACGTTTCGCCTTTCATGGAGCGGTGCACGCGCTCCGGGCCTTTTCGGACACTAGTAAGACCCTTGTCAAGCCCGGCCGGGGTGGGCGCGATGGTTGACAACGGGTCGGACATCCATTATCGCACACCCCGGAGCATCCGGCATCCTCGCGGGACCCGCGCGTCGGGTCAGCCGAGCTTGTCCTCGTCACCGGGCCGGCGATTGGCCAGGTAGCGCTCCAGTTCGGCGGCGAGTTCGTCGGCGCTGGGCAGGTCGCGCTCGTCGAAAGCATCCTCGCCGTCGCCGTCCTCATCGCGTCCGGCCATGTACGCGTCGTGGCGCCGCTCGAGCGTGTGGAGCATCTGGGTGAGCTCCTCGTTGCCGTGCACCTGCTCCTCCACACGCGTGAGGAACTCCTCGCGGCGCTGCTGCACCTCGTCCATGCGCAGCACGAGCCCGGTGGAGATCATGAGCTTGTCCGCGGCGGCGAGCACCGTGTCGGGGTACTCGGTGTCGGCCAGGTAGTGCGGCAC
This is a stretch of genomic DNA from Microbacterium sp. YJN-G. It encodes these proteins:
- a CDS encoding MurT ligase domain-containing protein — its product is MMSAAPQARSAGLRYVFPVLAGKVARFATRLRGGGSAFPGYLTNRLAPSLLPTLADQFRYGVVFVLGSNGKTTTTHMVSEILRAHGLKVFTNPTGANLPQGVTSALLADATLTGRIRADVAVLEVDEGYAADLADQLSPAVILSLNVQVDQLYRFYETERVADMMLEASKRAHSHVVVNRDDPYLSKIDVSAMRAPVSFFGVAPEIVAASAHGLSNAADTRSGNAGIQTRDAYSEVRGVDGRDVTVRVGGQDAAVRLPARGLHYAADAAAALAVASRVLGEGFSVDRAADGFARMAPAYGRGEVIPLRRDPAGEQVEFVMFKNAPSLQMNLDALDGTPEHALIAIDEGTPDVSWLYDVDFDALESVDVVTGEKAYQLALALEHAGVRIGTVEPDMEKAVAMMRELPPTAAGRQTWFVNYELMMIGRRILGHGDQEVARR
- a CDS encoding RNA polymerase sigma factor; its protein translation is MTPATTKKTRTTTKKTAAADVETPEVDAAAEAVEAAEKKPAKKTAAKKPAGKRAAKKDEHVDTDDEAAETADAEEEEGDKKPVFTEPLPTGAIVISSSDEDDVPVYSTQITGATADPVKDYLKQIGKVALLNAAEEVELAMRIEAGLFAEEKLSTMSAAEKSNQLGLDLQWVARDGQRAKSHLLGANLRLVVSLAKRYTGRGMQFLDLIQEGNLGLIRAVEKFDYTKGFKFSTYATWWIRQAITRAMADQARTIRIPVHMVEVINKLARVQRQMLQDLGREPTPEELSRELDMTPEKVIEVQKYGREPISLHTPLGEDGDSEFGDLIEDTEAVVPADAVGFTMLQRQLEQLLDSLSEREAGVIRMRFGLGDGQPKTLDQIGDTFGVTRERIRQIESKTMAKLRHPSRSQSLRDYLE